The DNA sequence AGACAGACCCGGACTTTATATTCTTACAGGCTCTCAGCAGTTTTTGTTAAATGAAAAAATCTCACAAAGTCTAGCCGGGCGTGTTGCCATTACCACTTTGCTTCCTCTCACCTATAGGGAACTAATACGAGAGAATTTGCAAATTGTTGATGTCCATTCACTCATTTTTCAAGGATTTTATCCACGTATCTACCGTTATAACATTGAGCCCAAAGATTTTTATCCTGGATACTTACAAACTTACGTGGAACGAGATGTACGCCAAATTAAAAACATTACCAACCTTACTTTGTTTCAAAAGTTCATCAAACTGTGTGCTGGACGTGTTGGGCAACTTCTCAATATATCTTCTTTGGCCAATGACTGTGGTGTTTCCCAATTTACCGCCAAACAGTGGTTGTCGCTCTTGGAAATGAGCTTTATTGTTTATCTACAACAGCCATACTATAGAAATTTTGGCAAACGCTTGGTCAAAGCCCCTAAACTCTATTTTTACGACACTGGCCTGGCCTGCTATCTCTTGAATATAGCGTCTTCTCAGCAACTTCAGGATCATTATGCCAAGGGATCTTTGTTTGAAAACTTGATTGTCAACGAGCTACAAAAACAATTTTTTAATCGCGGACTGCAACCTTTGCTTTATTTTTGGCGCGATAAAGTGGGACATGAAATTGATATAATTGTCGAAGGATCGAACGATCAGCTGATCCCCATTGAAATCAAATCTGGCAAAACTA is a window from the Pseudomonadota bacterium genome containing:
- a CDS encoding ATP-binding protein, which codes for MIHRTLGQKLVDLFGKFPIVSVLGPRQSGKTTLVQKTFPDLAYVNMEDPVQRENAAIDPRSFLERYSDGLIIDEAQKVPELFSYLQLYADQKDRPGLYILTGSQQFLLNEKISQSLAGRVAITTLLPLTYRELIRENLQIVDVHSLIFQGFYPRIYRYNIEPKDFYPGYLQTYVERDVRQIKNITNLTLFQKFIKLCAGRVGQLLNISSLANDCGVSQFTAKQWLSLLEMSFIVYLQQPYYRNFGKRLVKAPKLYFYDTGLACYLLNIASSQQLQDHYAKGSLFENLIVNELQKQFFNRGLQPLLYFWRDKVGHEIDIIVEGSNDQLIPIEIKSGKTINKDFFKNLEYWKTFTKQAGKAYLVYGGAEDMVRKSTTILSWQNFHINQILNA